A portion of the Halalkalicoccus tibetensis genome contains these proteins:
- a CDS encoding 50S ribosomal protein L44e yields the protein MEIPRRFNTYCPYCNEHHEHELEKTRTGRQTGMKWIDRQRERQTGIGNGGKFSKVPSGGKPTSKTDFKYRCGECGNAHLREGWRAGRVDFQE from the coding sequence ATGGAGATCCCACGACGATTCAACACCTACTGTCCGTACTGTAACGAGCACCACGAGCACGAGCTCGAGAAGACCCGTACCGGGCGCCAGACGGGAATGAAGTGGATCGACCGCCAGCGCGAGCGCCAGACCGGCATCGGCAACGGCGGGAAGTTCTCGAAGGTCCCCAGCGGGGGGAAGCCCACGAGCAAGACCGACTTCAAGTACCGCTGTGGCGAGTGTGGCAACGCCCACCTGCGCGAGGGATGGCGCGCCGGCCGCGTCGACTTCCAGGAGTAA